The genomic region ATCGTCGATCGCTTTTTCCTGAACTTCTGTTGTAGTTAGAGGTTGGGGTTGAGTTAAATCTGCATAACTTGGGCTAACCTTGCGAATTTCGGTTTGCAGTTCTTGATATTTTTGCAGCAAATATTGACGTTCCATTTCAATTGCTGCCGCTTGCTCCGAGGTATAGTCACTATTGTAAAGCGTAACCCGACGACGTTCGATCGCATCCAACTCTTCCTGTAACTGACGTTCGGCGATCGCCAATTCTGGATCGATGCCTTTATGAATGTCGATCTCGGCTTCTGCAAGTAAGTCTAAAAGACTGCGAGCTTTCGAGCGTTCGGCAATTTCAAAAGCTCGCATATTGTAACCTGTTGAGGGATTCCTTTCGTGTAGTTCCATTAACAGATCAATATAAAATTCATAATATTCCTGTTTGGATGCAAAAAAGTTTTGACGCTCTTCTGGAGAAACCCGAGTCATTCGTTGCTCTTCTATCAATTTTAAAGCCGTTTCAATCGAAGTTAAAGCCTCCTCAAAATTTCCGTTATTTCTCTCGATTTTGGCTATGCCAAACCAATTTTCTGCCTGATTTTCGGAGCTATGATTATTGTAAACCTGGAGAGACTTTTGGAACAACGCTAAAGCTCGACTTAAATCTCCCAATTGAGAATAAATTTGACCTAAATCAGTATATAAATAAAAACGAGAATGTTCGTTTAAATTTAATGCTCCATCGAAAACCTCTAAAGCTTTTTCTAATTCGCCCAATTCGGCATACAGCTTACCGATTTTTCTGAGATTAGAATGTAATTGTAAATTAGAATTACTTTGACGGGCAAGGCTGACCGATATTTGATAAAACTCTAAAGCGTTCTGTAAATCACCTAATTGTTGATAGACTGTAGCAATTTGAGTATAAAGATCGATTTTTATGCTATATTCTCCTTCAATCTCTTGATAAATTTCTAAAGAGCGATTGTAGACATCTAAGGCTTTTTCCCAATCTCCTAACTGCATGTAAACCGAGCCGAGATCGAATAAGGTCGTTCCCATGCGCTGACGATCGCCAATTTCACGAGAGAGGACGAGAATGCGCTCGAAAAACTCCAATGATTGCTGATAGTTTTTGAGATATAAATAAGTTTTACCAATCGTTCGTAAGGTATTGAGTTCGCCCTCAATAAACCCCGCTTTTTGGTAAACCTCTCGTGCTTCATTAAAAAATTCAAATGCTTTTTTAGCATCGCCGAGATCTGCATAATCTTCCCCAATGCGAATCAGACCGATCGCCGCGCGGTCAGTTCCCAGTTGCTCGTAAAATTGGCGATAGAAATTAAATGATTCTAGGGCTTTTTCAGGATTCCCAATACGGTAACATAATTGGCCGATTTCTCTAAAAACTTCTCGATCTTTTAACCGTTCTTCAGCTTCAAACTCTTGAGCGTAGTTTAAACTACGATCGCAAAAATCGACAGCTTTTTCAGGTTGTTTCAAATAAGCATAAATTTCCGCGATCGCCATTGAAATATCGAGAATTCGGCCTTCTTGGAAAGGGGCATCTAATTCTTCGATATAAATCGGTAACGCTCGATTGTAGGCGTCTAAAGCTTTTTCGAGATCCCCTAATGTCGTGTAAATTTTAGCAAGTTGATAAAAACTCCACGCCTCTCCCGGACGATCGCCATTTTCTTGAGAAACTTTATGGGATTGTGTAAATGCTTCAATGGCTCGCTCGGGTCGATTTAATTTATAGTAAAGTTCGCCAATCGTCCTCCATGTATTTGATTCGCTTTCAATGTCGTTTAATTGTTGATAAAGCGGAATTAGTTTTCGAGAAAATTCTAAAGCATTGGCGCGATCTTCCAATTCAAGATATTGTTCGATGATTTTTCTTAATGTGTTGGTTTGGGCTTCAAAATCTCCTGATTCTTCACCGATACTTGCAGCTTCTTTAAAAGTTAATAATGCTGTTTCGCGATCGCCTAACAGATAGTACGTTTTAGCGAGATCCATCAATGTCGAAATTTCTAATTCCGGATCGTCGAGATCTTCGTGAATTGCCGCAGCTTTTTGATAAAAAGATAAAGCTTTTTCTAGATCTCCCAAACTATCAATATAAAAATAGGCAATGGTTTCAAGAATTTCTAATTCTCGTTGACGATCGCCCAGTTTTTGATAAATGACGAGCGCACGATCGAGGGCTTCTAATCCTTTTTCTGGTTCCCTCAAACCATAAGTATAAAGAAAGGCGATCGACTCACTCCATAACTGAGCTTCTCCTTCGAGATCCCTCGTTTCTTGATAAAGGGCGATCGCTTCTTTTAATACAGCTTCAATTCTTTCCGGTCGATCTTGTTTTTTGTAGCGTTCGGCAATAGCGAGTAAAAAACTGGTTTCTGCTTCAAGATCGCCAACTCTTCGATAAATCGATCGCCCTTGGCTGTACGCCTCCGATTCGCGATCGCGCTGTCCGAGGCGATCGTAAATTCCAGCCGTTGCAAATAAAATTGTCGCCTGACGGTAATCAAATTCTAAAGCTTTTTCCGGGTCTGAAAGTTGCTTGTAAAGTTCGCTCGCTGCTGCCAAAGTAATTAATTGTTGACGATAAAACTCTAATGCCTGCGGCCAGTTTTGAAGTCGAGCATAAATCAAAGCGACGCGATCGCAAATTTCCGATTCGGACACGGAATCGCCGAGTTCTCGATAGATAGTTAAAGCGCGATCGTACAATTTTAATGCGGTTGATGCATCTCCTGAAAATTCATACCTTTCTGCTAGAGTTTGCAAAGTGAGAGCCACCCCTTGACGATCGCCGATTTCTGTAGCAAGGGTTAAGACGCGATCGTGGAAATTCAATGCTTTTTCTCGATCTTCCGACCACCATTGTTGAACGGCAAAGTTCAACAGTTTTATCTGATTTTTGACTGGGATAAATTGCTGAGAATATTGAGGATTACTGGGTTGATTTAGCGCTTCATAAATAGCGATCGCGCGGTCGAAATATTCCGAGCCACTTTGTGGCTTTTGATATTCAATCGAGAGATATAATTCAGCTAATTTTCCCAAAACTAATGCTTGTCCGGGGCGATCGCCAATTTCTTGATAAATTGCTAGAGTTCGATCGAGGAGTCTATCGGGGCGATCGTCATTCAAGTAAGACACTCCAGCCATACTCATTAAAACAGTGGCTTCCCCTTGACGTGCGGCTATGTTCTGATTTGGAGAACCTTCGTTAATTTCCTGGAAAATAGCGAGAGAACGGCGATAAAATTCTTGCGCTCGTTCTCGATCTTTTTCACTACTTTGTAATAAATTATTCCCGCGTTGCGAGTTGATGGCTAATTCGTGAGTAAAATCGAAGTACGATTCTCGATTCCATCGCGCTGCATTTTCTACGTGAATTCCGGCAATTTGAGCGAGAATTGAGGCTTCTGCGAGGCGATTTTCCAGTTCTCGATTGAGAGTTAATGCTTCGTTATAATATTGGCGAGCGGTGTTGATAGCGCCTAGCTCTCGATACATAAAAGCTAATT from Oxynema aestuarii AP17 harbors:
- a CDS encoding CHAT domain-containing protein, with amino-acid sequence MTVLFCLTFLSGSSLAQSSQPISDTDKLQNTGSKTLALYPINPSLNLDIDLSQYPSIPSKIAAIEEWKNQLKQSRTSGDRVQAALTLTKLAFMYRELGAINTARQYYNEALTLNRELENRLAEASILAQIAGIHVENAARWNRESYFDFTHELAINSQRGNNLLQSSEKDRERAQEFYRRSLAIFQEINEGSPNQNIAARQGEATVLMSMAGVSYLNDDRPDRLLDRTLAIYQEIGDRPGQALVLGKLAELYLSIEYQKPQSGSEYFDRAIAIYEALNQPSNPQYSQQFIPVKNQIKLLNFAVQQWWSEDREKALNFHDRVLTLATEIGDRQGVALTLQTLAERYEFSGDASTALKLYDRALTIYRELGDSVSESEICDRVALIYARLQNWPQALEFYRQQLITLAAASELYKQLSDPEKALEFDYRQATILFATAGIYDRLGQRDRESEAYSQGRSIYRRVGDLEAETSFLLAIAERYKKQDRPERIEAVLKEAIALYQETRDLEGEAQLWSESIAFLYTYGLREPEKGLEALDRALVIYQKLGDRQRELEILETIAYFYIDSLGDLEKALSFYQKAAAIHEDLDDPELEISTLMDLAKTYYLLGDRETALLTFKEAASIGEESGDFEAQTNTLRKIIEQYLELEDRANALEFSRKLIPLYQQLNDIESESNTWRTIGELYYKLNRPERAIEAFTQSHKVSQENGDRPGEAWSFYQLAKIYTTLGDLEKALDAYNRALPIYIEELDAPFQEGRILDISMAIAEIYAYLKQPEKAVDFCDRSLNYAQEFEAEERLKDREVFREIGQLCYRIGNPEKALESFNFYRQFYEQLGTDRAAIGLIRIGEDYADLGDAKKAFEFFNEAREVYQKAGFIEGELNTLRTIGKTYLYLKNYQQSLEFFERILVLSREIGDRQRMGTTLFDLGSVYMQLGDWEKALDVYNRSLEIYQEIEGEYSIKIDLYTQIATVYQQLGDLQNALEFYQISVSLARQSNSNLQLHSNLRKIGKLYAELGELEKALEVFDGALNLNEHSRFYLYTDLGQIYSQLGDLSRALALFQKSLQVYNNHSSENQAENWFGIAKIERNNGNFEEALTSIETALKLIEEQRMTRVSPEERQNFFASKQEYYEFYIDLLMELHERNPSTGYNMRAFEIAERSKARSLLDLLAEAEIDIHKGIDPELAIAERQLQEELDAIERRRVTLYNSDYTSEQAAAIEMERQYLLQKYQELQTEIRKVSPSYADLTQPQPLTTTEVQEKAIDDDTLLLYYFLGEKRSFLWAVGREGITSYQLPPKAEIEEAVETFRKYLIQSFSDPKILAKASGIVYEMLLSPVADRFGDRRLSIVADGILNYLPFSAISLPDPSGNNKYLPLAIEREIVNLPSASTLAILRRETQDRKPAPKTIAIFADPVFNSDDNRLETPSLIAQNDRNNWEQYTLDRATRQADIGRWTRLPGTRTEAEAILTLVEPSQRSYAVDFGANRTAAMDPQLRDYQILHFATHGLLNNVNPNLSGILLSMFDERGDFRNGFLRLNDVFNLDLQADLVVLSACQTGLGKPVRGEGLVGLTRGFMYAGAPRVIVSLWNVDDVATAEMMSRFYRLMFLEKLSPTAALRAAQLEMQRETEWKLPYYWAAFTLQGDWR